From the Glutamicibacter halophytocola genome, the window AGATCGATGTCCACATTTTTCAGGTTGTGCTCACGCGCTCCCTTAACGACCAGGCGAGTGAGATCTGTTTTCTTGCTCTCTGCAGTAATAGCCACGAAGCCATACTAATCGAAAACTGCTTCGAATAAGTGTACGAATGGACCTATCTCACAGAAATTTTTCTCGAGGTGTATTCGCAGTCCCGGCGAGCGCCAATCCGGGGCTAGTTTCCACTGGCATCAATCAAGCGATAGGCCACCATGCCTTGAAGCGTGCTAAGTACAACCAACTCTTTTTCGTCATAGCCGACACGTCCAAATTCCTGAACGGCAGGAATTGAATTAGTAGGTTTCCACGAACCACGCTTGCAGACTCCCTGGGCCTCTTGGAACAAAGTATCGCCTGATGCCTTATGGTCCCACGGTGCTGTTGTGCCCAATGTCGCGGAATAGATGTAATACGGATCTCGGTCAAACCTGCAAATCGTCGTTTCCCCCAGCACCTGTTGCAGCGCGATAGTTCTTCCTTCTTCTTTAGTGACCGCCTGGTCGCCACCAGCAACTGGAAGTAGCGTCATCGCTTTTCTATTTAGAGGAATACCGGCATCCTCAAGTCGTTCATCGTAAGCGTATGGGTCTGACAGTTTGAGCCGCCACTTTCTGGCGCCTGTTTTTATATCGATCCCACTCGCGGTCCATGTGACGTTGGTTGTCTTGGCGTAGATTCGACCGCGTTTTCTCGTCAGCACCTGCGTTCCTGCATCGTAGTGGCACACGACTGCAGTTTTTTCGTCGGCCATGAAACCTTGCCCAGTTAGGTCTCCACACCCATAAGCGATTCCTTGTAGTTGCCAAAGGGTACGTCCGGTTTTTGCGTCCAACGCGACAAGTTTGTTCAGGTCGACCATCCGATATTTGGCCTTTTTCTTTTCAGAATCGATGAAATCATCCTGCGTGAGAGACCCAAAGCCGATCAGGATCTCTTTGTTCTTCCCCACTGAATCCCAATGCCATCCGCCGGTGGAACCATACCCTTTGGCGAAAACTTTTTCGTAGGGTCGTTCCCACAAGAGTTTTTTGCCATGCGAATAGCTCAGGATTTCCTGATCATTCTCGTTCCAATAGGACGTGATGCCTTCGCCGAGGCTCCTGCCACCTTCCCGGATTCCTTTTTCAAGTTCGCGTTCGGGAACGACTTGCCATTGCCTCGAAGCCCAATCGAACTTGAGGTTCACACGTTCGAGCAAGTTCTCGCCACGAGATTTTCGTCCTTCAGTACAGAAGGTGTCGCCACAGACCGACGGTCGATCGCCCCAAAACTCGAAGTTGTTTTTGATCCTGTAAGGCTTGCCCGTGGCGACATTGGTGATTTTCAGCTGGCCATAAGCCCCGGTTTTAGTCCCGAGGTATGCGACATACGTCTTTCCGTTGTACTCGGCGGTAATTATTTCCGGAACGATGCCCTGAGCATCGGCCGCCCCAAGCGCTTCATCTTTCCAAAGCTGCTTGCCGTTGTTCAGGTTTCTGGCAATGACTGCCATCTGCGGTCCCTGGCGCCGATAGGCAATGGCTACCTCGCCGAGAACTTTTACGTCAGATACGAGAACTTCATCGCTTTCCCAGGCAACAGTCGCGGACACGGGCACCTGCTATTGTGGCGTCTCTGGGCTTGATTCCGCCTTGTTCGCAGTACAGCTTGGCAGCCCAAGACCGAGAATTAGCGCCCCTGCAGCGATGACCGCGAAACTCGCGTAGTGCGTGCGACCATTCCTATCCGAGTTCATGGTGGATTCCTGCCTCCGGGAACGTTAATTAGTTCCAGAGTCTAAACCGGGATCTCGAGCTTCCAGGAGAGCTATCCACAAATCTTTCAATCACTGATTCGTGGACTCAAATGCCTAGTCGCTTAGCGAGGCAAGGAGCTGAAGGCGGCACGCAGGTACTTTACGGCAGTGGCCTCATCGACTGACCACAGCTGCGCAATCCGGGCCAAATCCGCTGCCGCATCGCTAACTTCTTGTTCGGCTCGGTTCTCTGCAGCCTGTACTACTGTTCCGTGGCGCCCTCGCGTTACAACTGCGCCCTGCAGCTCAAGTTCTTTGTAAACCTTGGCGACAGTATTTACTGCCAGGTTCAGTGTGCCCGACAGCGCCCGCACCGAGGGAAGCTTGCTTCCTGGCGCTAATTTGCCTTTGGCGATCGCGGAGAGAATTTGTTCACGGACCTGCTGGTACGGCGCCACGGCGGACTTGGGGTCGATCTTGATGAAACCTAGTTCACTCATGCTTTGTTCCATTCTCCAGGACTATGACTTCTGCTGTCCCGAGCCTATCGCGTTGAGCATATATTCCAACGTAGTGTGATGGTATGAACGAACTATTGCTAGATGATGTGACCATCCGCTGGATTTCGGTTTCCGACATGTCGAACAATGTCTATCTCATTACCAACCGCCGGTCGGGCGAACAGCTGCTCGTTGATGCCGCGGATGATGCAACGGCTATCGCGAGGCTGATCGATGAGGCAAGGAACGACGCGGACCATCCGCGGATTGCAGGAATCGCGACAACGCACCAGCACTGGGACCACGTTCGCGCCTTGGCAGAGCTTGTCGAGCAAAACCCGGTGACGACCTACGCAGGCGCCGACGATATGGAAGGCATCAAGAAAGAATCAGGCGTCCAGGTCACGAAGGGTTTGAATCATGGCGACCAGCTCAAGCTGGGCGATGTCATCATCGAAGCCATCCACCTGCGCGGGCATACTCCCGGTTCCATCGGCTATGCGCTGGTGGACTCCTCCGGTCAGCCAGTGGTCCTCAGCGGCGACAGCTTGTTCCCCGGTGGCGTGGGAAACACCTGGAAAGATCCGCAGCGCTTCCTTTCATTGATCACTGACGTATCGGAACGAATCTTCGACCGCTTCCCGGATGAAACCAAAGTGCTGCCGGGACATGGCGACTCGACCACTCTGGGAGCCGAGCGCCCGCATCTGGACGAGTGGCGTGAACGCGGCTGGTAGCCCTCGGCTAAGGGCATGCGGCCACACCGCATCCCGGCCCGTATAATCACCACTAGTGAATTCTAGTTCTCCTCGACGCTATGCCATCCGGCCTTCTCGGCCAGCCATCTTCATTGCGGCCCTGGCACTGATTGCGGTCGTGTCCTACCCGTTGCGCGATGTCCTGTATCTGGGCCTTTCAGGATCCGTGAGGGACTCCGCGGTGTTGTCCGCAGCGGCTGTCTTCTGCTCGGAAACCCTGCTCAAGTTCTTGATGCTCGGAGCCATCCTGCTCACGGTGGCTATCTGGTTCCGGGACCGCAACACCTTCTGGCGTCTGATCTGCGGTGCCCTCGGGGCGGTGCTGGCCTACGCACTGAGCGAACTGCTCAAGGCGCTGGTCACCGAAGAACGCCCCTGTCGAACCCTTGAAGCGGTCACGGCAATGGCATGCCCGCAGCCCGGGGATTGGTCCTGGCCCTCGAACCATTCGGTGGTGGCAGCGGCCATCGCCACAACCTGCTTGCTGGTTCGACCCGCGTTGGCCGCCGTGGCCATTCCTGCTGCCCTGCTGGTTGCCCTGGCCCGCGTGGGCGTGGGAGCGCACTATGTCCACGATGTATTCTCCGGCCTGGCGCTCGGCGCGCTGATCGTGCTGGCCTGCATCCATTTGCTGCCCGGGCTGCCGCGCAGAGTCCGTCCTTCGGCTGTTCGCTGACCTCAGCCGAGCTTATGGCCGATCATGAAAATGCGGCGGAAGGGGAAATTCGTCAGTCTGGTGCCATCGCGGGTTTCAAAAAACGGGTAGTGCTTGGAGACCTGGGCCCGGTAATCGTCTTCAAAACGGAGGTAGTCCTGCTCGTCCAGTGCGTGGCGCACCGGGAGCAGGGCCGTGCCGCGGACCCAATCCAGAATCGGGTCGTCGCCCAGCAGCAACTGCTGGAAAGTCGTCTCCCACACATTTGCCTGGAACCCTGCGTCGAGCAAGAGGCGCTGATAGTCTTCCGGCTCCCCCACAACATGGCCGTCGCGCAGAACGCCGCCGAGCTTGCCAGCCCACTTCGCGCTTTCAGCGACCTGCCGCATGAGCGCATGTGAAGGCGAACCGAAGTTGCCCGGCACCTGGATCGCTACATACGAGCCGGTTTTCATCTTCCCAAGCCAGGCAGCCAGCAAGTCACGATGATCCGGCAACCACTGCAGCATTGCGTTGGAGAACAGCAGATCCAGATCCTCCTCTGGTTGCCATTGTCTCGCATCTGCCAACGCAAAATCCAGATTCGCTTCATGCTCGGACGATTCGGCCTTGGCGATCATATCCTGCGAGGAATCCAGCCCCGTCACCTGCGCTTGCGG encodes:
- a CDS encoding trans-aconitate 2-methyltransferase, with product MKWDPAKYTEFSDYRGRPYKDLLGQLVDVEPKKVVDLGCGPGNMTRLIAQRWPQAQVTGLDSSQDMIAKAESSEHEANLDFALADARQWQPEEDLDLLFSNAMLQWLPDHRDLLAAWLGKMKTGSYVAIQVPGNFGSPSHALMRQVAESAKWAGKLGGVLRDGHVVGEPEDYQRLLLDAGFQANVWETTFQQLLLGDDPILDWVRGTALLPVRHALDEQDYLRFEDDYRAQVSKHYPFFETRDGTRLTNFPFRRIFMIGHKLG
- a CDS encoding MBL fold metallo-hydrolase, with product MNELLLDDVTIRWISVSDMSNNVYLITNRRSGEQLLVDAADDATAIARLIDEARNDADHPRIAGIATTHQHWDHVRALAELVEQNPVTTYAGADDMEGIKKESGVQVTKGLNHGDQLKLGDVIIEAIHLRGHTPGSIGYALVDSSGQPVVLSGDSLFPGGVGNTWKDPQRFLSLITDVSERIFDRFPDETKVLPGHGDSTTLGAERPHLDEWRERGW
- a CDS encoding phosphatase PAP2 family protein, yielding MNSSSPRRYAIRPSRPAIFIAALALIAVVSYPLRDVLYLGLSGSVRDSAVLSAAAVFCSETLLKFLMLGAILLTVAIWFRDRNTFWRLICGALGAVLAYALSELLKALVTEERPCRTLEAVTAMACPQPGDWSWPSNHSVVAAAIATTCLLVRPALAAVAIPAALLVALARVGVGAHYVHDVFSGLALGALIVLACIHLLPGLPRRVRPSAVR
- a CDS encoding GntR family transcriptional regulator, giving the protein MSELGFIKIDPKSAVAPYQQVREQILSAIAKGKLAPGSKLPSVRALSGTLNLAVNTVAKVYKELELQGAVVTRGRHGTVVQAAENRAEQEVSDAAADLARIAQLWSVDEATAVKYLRAAFSSLPR